ACAATCGCGTCGAGTACGCGCCTGTGAATGTCTCGCGCCTTGACAAGCTGTTCTCCGATGGCGATACCGTCGATGCCGAGAGCCTCGTGGCCGCAGGCGTCATCAAACACGACTACATTCCGGTTAAGGTCCTTGGCGACGGTGAGCTCACGAAGAGGCTCACGGTCAAGGTCGATAGGGTCTCCGCCTCTGCTCAGTCCAAGATAGAGGCCGCCGGAGGAAAGGTTGAGGAGGCGTGCTAAAAGGGGTCGCAAACGCTTTTCGCATTCCTGAGCTCAGGGATAAGATCCTCTTTACCATAGGGATTCTGCTCCTGTACCGGCTGGGTGCGTATCTGCCCGCGCCTGGTATCCCGTTCAAGGACATGATTGACGTTGGCGAGAAGCTCTCCGCAGGCAACGGGGCCATTGCGGTGCTTAACCTGTTCTCAGGAGGAGGTCTTTCTCGCGTCTCGGTCTTTAGCCTGGGAATCATGCC
The DNA window shown above is from Olsenella sp. oral taxon 807 and carries:
- the rplO gene encoding 50S ribosomal protein L15, producing the protein MQLNDLRPAEGSRKARKRIGRGNSSGHGTTAGRGSKGQLSRAGGGKGAGFEGGQTVLAMRLPKLPGFKNHNRVEYAPVNVSRLDKLFSDGDTVDAESLVAAGVIKHDYIPVKVLGDGELTKRLTVKVDRVSASAQSKIEAAGGKVEEAC